The Struthio camelus isolate bStrCam1 unplaced genomic scaffold, bStrCam1.hap1 HAP1_SCAFFOLD_48, whole genome shotgun sequence genome contains a region encoding:
- the LOC104141844 gene encoding olfactory receptor 10A4-like, protein MRDLWRSVEKGEWENCTSPKEFLLLGMGNVVSSLQAPLFFLSLIIYSVTMVANMLIVVLVVADRHLHTPMYFFLVNLSSLETCYSSTILPRLLASFLTGDSTISAHGCMAQFYFFVSFAVSECYLLAMMSYDRYVAICQPLLYASLMTWKVSLQLAAASWLVGLLISTVVTSFLSHLRFCGPNVIDHFFCDFTPLLELACSDTRVISLLASVLSILNAVFPFVFTLASYVCIIAAILRIPSSVGRQKAFSTFSSHLTVVTVFYGTLIIVYLMPRTPQLRQLNKVFSFFYTVLTPLVNPLIYSLRNREVRAALRKGLRRALASSTSSEYCCGRVVKPPRVHT, encoded by the coding sequence ATGAGGGACCTGTGGCGCTCTGTGGAGAAAGGGGAATGGGAGAATTGCACATCGCCAAAGgagtttctcctgctgggaatggGGAATGTTGTCTCCTCGCTCCAGGCACCACTCTTCTTCCTCTCACTCATCATCTACTCAGTAACGATGGTCGCAAACATGCTCattgttgtgctggtggtggcagaccggcacctgcacacccccatgtacttcttcctggtcaatctgtcctccttggagacctgctacagctccaccatcctgccccggctgctggccagcttcctgactggagacAGCACCATCTCTGCTCACGGCTGTATGGCTCAGttctatttctttgtttcctttgcagttaGTGAGTGTTACCTGCTGGCCATGATGTCCTACGATCGGTACGTGGCCATATGCCAGCCCCTGCTCTATGCAAGCCTCATGACCTGGAaggtctctctgcagctggcagcagcctcttggctagTGGGACTCCTTATCTCTACCGtagtcacttctttcttatcCCACTTAAGGTTTTGTGGCCCCAATGTTATTGACCActtcttctgtgatttcacaCCATTGCTGGAGCTCGCCTGCAGTGACACCAGGGTGATCTCACTACTAGCTTCCGTACTATCTATCCTTAATGCAGTCTTCCCCTTCGTGTTCACACTGGCCTCCTACGTGTGCATCATAGCTGCCATCCTGAGGATCCCATCTAGCGTGGGCAGGCAGAAGGCCTTCTCCACCTTTTCCTCTCACCTCACTGTTGTCACTGTTTTCTATGGCACCCTCATCATTGTCTACCTGATGCCCAGAACcccccagctgaggcagctcaacaaagtgttctcctttttctacacCGTCCTCACACCCCTGgtcaaccccctcatctacagcctgcgcaacagggaggtcagggcggccctgaggaaagggctcCGCAGAGCTTTGGCCAGCTCCACGAGCTCCGAGTATTGCTGTGGCAGGGTGGTAAAACCCCCTCGGGTGCATACGTGA